A genomic region of Oryza glaberrima chromosome 1, OglaRS2, whole genome shotgun sequence contains the following coding sequences:
- the LOC127770507 gene encoding helicase-like transcription factor CHR28 isoform X1: MEEAAAAAADFDGGFGGAGEDNLSMPLGDFMAFLDNEDWKEQQHEGNQGLEMPVDSTSSENAFQNHEEIFENKENWSNYSHTDPSHSQMDVMVELNNGGESFDHSEDTSYRLLSNDFLENSRNGNPEMHLPMDALNHAKTVDEEIVPPYEDYTNGLYYGQHSMHSDNTQVRVDNNFEGLEPHTNTYSGCDMFAEQSGLSEVKCEGTGPMLGNSEQEGNHFTSVPMFDHSAVIPDIPYTELNIGDVPGSMQNGNGSCLTVQGEYLQGEYQEYPQPDYGSFDMANEIVLHDLPQNNQSYELEQLPQNICESSSMQVGSPDQYCDDTSLSDYYMDDVSSIESMSSEQNRSEDICFRSESSTDSSPVPSSRNSTTEDADKYFGDAPKHLQNSMFPVSTQHQHSFMNSSDPMHPTFHKKYDIPRNGSSSILGNSSRNCFSLDSNRDSDLCILEGSRSLASGHVLPPQGLQHNFQQSVCANPNLPRFGGRYRPHEERMTLRLALQDISQPKSEANPPDGVLAVPLLRHQKIALSWMVQKERNGSSCSGGILADDQGLGKTVSTISLILTERSPVPSSAVKQEPCEAVNLDDDDEDDDVEPHLKKPALAHLADTCKPEATSSTIKTENPIANVKARPAAGTLVVCPTSVLRQWADELRNKVTSKANLTFLVYHGSNRTKDPNDLTKYDVVLTTYSIVSMEVPKQSSPDSDDEEKGKPDRYGAPVGSSGSKKRKTSSSKKNKSGSTPESKLPEKPLAKVAWFRVILDEAQSIKNYRTQVARACWGLRAKRRWCLSGTPIQNAVEDLYSYFRFLRYDPYAEYKKFCFMIKTPISRNPITGYKKLQVVLKTVMLRRTKATMLDGKPIISLPPKTVSLKTVDFTSEERAFYNTLEAESREQFKEYAAAGTVKQNYVNILLMLLRLRQACDHPHLVRGHESTSSWISSLEMAKKLPVERQQSLLVCLQSCSAICALCNDAPEDAVVTICGHVFCNQCILEQLTGDDSVCPVSNCRVRLNSTSLFSRGTLECALSRSTCEFLSDDSCEDMVQGKQPRFDSSYASSKVRAALDILLSLPKLDLTHMSDDKNKIVHPDKINGNSTPSEYADTKITEKAIVFSQWTRMLDLVEVHLKSSHLSYRRLDGTMSVAARDRAVKDFNTNPEVSVMIMSLKAASLGLNMVAACHVLLLDLWWNPTTEDQAVDRAHRIGQTRPVTVSRLTIKDTVEDRILALQEKKREMVASAFGEDKSGAHQTRLTVEDLNYLFMV; this comes from the exons atggaggaagcggcggcggcggcggcggatttcgatggcggcttcggcggcgccggggaggacAACCTGTCCATGCCCCTCGGCGACTTCATGGCCTTCCTCGATAACGAGGACTGGAAGGAGCAGCAGCACGAG GGCAATCAAGGTTTAGAGATGCCAGTGGACAGCACAAGTTCTGAAAATGCATTTCAAAACCATGAAG AAATTTTTGAGAATAAAGAAAATTGGTCAAACTACTCGCATACAGATCCTTCACATAGTCAGATGGATGTAATGGTGGAACTTAACAATGGTGGAGAATCTTTTGATCACTCAGAGGATACCTCTTATAGATTGCTTAGCAATG ATTTTTTGGAAAATTCAAGGAATGGTAATCCTGAGATGCATTTACCAATGGATGCATTAAACCATGCTAAAActgttgatgaagaaattgtCCCTCCATATGAAGATTATACAAATGGTTTATACTATGGTCAGCATTCTATGCACTCCGACAATACACAAGTTAGAGTAGATAACAACTTTGAGGGCTTGGAGCCACACACTAATACTT ATTCGGGATGTGATATGTTCGCAGAGCAATCTGGTttaagtgaagttaaatgtgagGGCACAGGTCCCATGCTTGGTAATTCTGAGCAGGAGGGTAACCATTTCACGTCAGTGCCTATGTTTGACCATAGTGCTGTTATACCTGATATTCCTTACACCGAGTTGAACATCGGTGATGTGCCTGGAAGCATGCAGAATGGAAATGGCAGTTGCCTAACTGTACAAGGAGAATATCTGCAGGGGGAGTATCAGGAGTATCCTCAGCCAGATTATGGATCGTTTGATATGGCTAATGAAATAGTGCTGCATGATTTGCCACAAAACAATCAGTCATATGAGCTGGAACAATTACCACAGAATATATGTGAAAGCAGTTCAATGCAAGTGGGCTCTCCAGATCAATATTGTGATGATACATCTCTGTCGGATTATTACATGGATGATGTATCTTCGATAGAGTCGATGTCCAGCGAGCAGAACAGATCAGAAGATATCTGTTTCCGGAGTGAGTCTAGCACTGACTCTTCTCCGGTGCCCTCAAGCAGAAACTCCACCACTGAGGATGCTGATAAATACTTTGGAGATGCACCAAAACATTTGCAGAATTCCATGTTTCCTGTCAGTACCCAACACCAACACTCATTCATGAACTCAAGTGATCCAATGCATCCAACTTTTCATAAAAAGTATGACATTCCTAGAAATGGCAGCTCTTCTATTCTGGGTAACTCATCAAGGAATTGCTTCAGTTTAGATAGCAATCGTGATTCTGATTTATGTATTCTTGAGGGTAGTAGAAGTCTTGCTAGTGGACATGTGTTGCCACCCCAAGGATTGCAGCATAACTTTCAACAATCTGTGTGTGCCAATCCTAATCTTCCTCGGTTTGGAGGGAGATACAGGCCGCATGAGGAAAGAATGACTTTGCGGCTTGCATTACAG GATATTTCTCAGCCAAAGTCTGAGGCTAATCCACCTGATGGAGTTTTAGCAGTTCCTTTATTGAGGCACCAG AAAATTGCCTTGTCATGGATGGTACAAAAGGAGAGAAATGGTTCGAGTTGCTCTGGCGGAATTCTTGCAGATGATCAG GGCCTGGGTAAAACAGTGTCGACTATATCACTGATTTTGACAGAAAGGTCACCAGTTCCATCTTCAGCTGTTAAGCAAGAACCATGCGAAGCTGTAAACCttgacgatgacgatgaggatgatgatgttGAGCCTCATTTGAAGAAACCGGCACTAGCACATCTAGCAGATACATGTAAACCTGAAGCGACAAGTAGTACCATTAAGACAGAAAATCCTATTGCAAATGTTAAGGCTAGACCAGCTGCTGGGACTTTGGTTGTTTGCCCCACGAGTGTTCTACGTCAGTGGGCAGATGAACTGAGGAATAAAGTCACCAGTAAAGCTAACTTGACCTTTTTAGTATATCATGGTAGCAACCGCACAAAGGATCCTAATGATCTTACTAAATACGATGTCGTGTTAACCACATATTCTATAGTAAGCATGGAAGTACCAAAACAATCAAGTCCTGATAGTGATGATGAAGAGAAAGGGAAGCCTGACAGGTATGGTGCTCCTGTTGGCTCCTCAGGCAGCAAAAAACGGAAGACTTCTTCTTCTAAGAAGAACAAAAGTGGAAGCACACCAGAGAGTAAATTGCCTGAGAAACCTCTCGCAAAAGTTGCATGGTTTAGAGTTATCCTTGATGAAGCACAAAGTATTAAAAATTATCGAACCCAGGTTGCTAGGGCATGCTGGGGTCTGCGAGCCAAAAGAAGATGGTGCTTGTCAGGGACACCTATACAGAATGCTGTTGAGGATCTCTATAGCTATTTCAGATTTCTCAGATATGATCCATATGCTGAATACAAAAAATTTTGCTTCATGATAAAAACACCAATCAGCAGGAACCCAATTACTGGGTACAAGAAGCTTCAGGTTGTTCTGAAGACAGTAATGCTGAGGAGGACAAAAG CAACGATGCTTGATggaaaaccaataatctcattACCCCCAAAGACCGTCTCTCTTAAGACAGTGGACTTCACTAGTGAAGAGCGTGCTTTCTATAACACTCTCGAAGCAGAATCACGAGAGCAGTTCAAG GAGTATGCAGCTGCTGGTACTGTCAAGCAAAACTACGTCAATATCCTGCTGATGCTTTTACGGCTCAGACAGGCATGTGATCACCCTCACTTAGTTCGAGGTCATGAGTCTACTTCTAGTTGGATATCTTCATTGGAGATGGCAAAGAAGCTGCCTGTAGAAAGGCAGCAATCGTTGCTGGTTTGCTTGCAATCGTGTTCTGCGATATGTGCTCTCTGCAAT GATGCACCAGAAGATGCCGTTGTTACTATATGTGGTCATGTTTTCTGCAACCAGTGCATACTGGAGCAACTTACCGGTGATGACAGTGTATGTCCAGTGTCCAATTGCCGAGTCCGACTAAATTCAACTTCCTTATTCTCCCGAGGCACCCTTGAATGTGCTCTGAGTAGATCAACCTGTGAGTTTCTGTCTGATGATTCCTGTGAAGACATGGTGCAAGGGAAGCAACCTAGATTTGATTCGTCTTATGCATCTTCCAAAGTGAGAGCTGCCCTGGATATTCTTCTCTCGTTGCCTAAACTGGATTTAACCCATATGAGtgatgacaaaaataaaattgtgcATCCTGACAAAATTAACGggaatagtactccctctgaaTATGCTGACACCAAAATAACTGAGAAGGCCATCGTTTTCTCTCAATGGACTAGAATGCTGGATTTGGTAGAGGTTCATTTGAAATCTTCTCATCTATCTTATCGGAGGCTTGATGGAACAATGTCCGTCGCAGCTCGGGATAGAGCTGTAAAAGACTTCAACACAAATCCAGAG GTTTCTGTTATGATTATGTCTCTCAAAGCTGCAAGTCTTGGTCTGAATATGGTGGCGGCCTGTCATGTACTTTTGCTTGATCTTTGGTGGAATCCTACTACAGAAGACCAAGCTGTTGACAGAGCGCATCGTATTGGCCAAACTCGACCTGTCACAGTGTCACGGTTAACCATAAAAGATACCGTTGAAGATCGTATTTTGGCTCTCCAG GAGAAAAAACGGGAGATGGTGGCTTCTGCATTTGGGGAAGACAAATCTGGTGCCCATCAAACTAGATTGACGGTGGAAGACTTGAACTATTTGTTTATGGTTTAG
- the LOC127770507 gene encoding helicase-like transcription factor CHR28 isoform X2 — protein sequence MEEAAAAAADFDGGFGGAGEDNLSMPLGDFMAFLDNEDWKEQQHEGNQGLEMPVDSTSSENAFQNHEDPSHSQMDVMVELNNGGESFDHSEDTSYRLLSNDFLENSRNGNPEMHLPMDALNHAKTVDEEIVPPYEDYTNGLYYGQHSMHSDNTQVRVDNNFEGLEPHTNTYSGCDMFAEQSGLSEVKCEGTGPMLGNSEQEGNHFTSVPMFDHSAVIPDIPYTELNIGDVPGSMQNGNGSCLTVQGEYLQGEYQEYPQPDYGSFDMANEIVLHDLPQNNQSYELEQLPQNICESSSMQVGSPDQYCDDTSLSDYYMDDVSSIESMSSEQNRSEDICFRSESSTDSSPVPSSRNSTTEDADKYFGDAPKHLQNSMFPVSTQHQHSFMNSSDPMHPTFHKKYDIPRNGSSSILGNSSRNCFSLDSNRDSDLCILEGSRSLASGHVLPPQGLQHNFQQSVCANPNLPRFGGRYRPHEERMTLRLALQDISQPKSEANPPDGVLAVPLLRHQKIALSWMVQKERNGSSCSGGILADDQGLGKTVSTISLILTERSPVPSSAVKQEPCEAVNLDDDDEDDDVEPHLKKPALAHLADTCKPEATSSTIKTENPIANVKARPAAGTLVVCPTSVLRQWADELRNKVTSKANLTFLVYHGSNRTKDPNDLTKYDVVLTTYSIVSMEVPKQSSPDSDDEEKGKPDRYGAPVGSSGSKKRKTSSSKKNKSGSTPESKLPEKPLAKVAWFRVILDEAQSIKNYRTQVARACWGLRAKRRWCLSGTPIQNAVEDLYSYFRFLRYDPYAEYKKFCFMIKTPISRNPITGYKKLQVVLKTVMLRRTKATMLDGKPIISLPPKTVSLKTVDFTSEERAFYNTLEAESREQFKEYAAAGTVKQNYVNILLMLLRLRQACDHPHLVRGHESTSSWISSLEMAKKLPVERQQSLLVCLQSCSAICALCNDAPEDAVVTICGHVFCNQCILEQLTGDDSVCPVSNCRVRLNSTSLFSRGTLECALSRSTCEFLSDDSCEDMVQGKQPRFDSSYASSKVRAALDILLSLPKLDLTHMSDDKNKIVHPDKINGNSTPSEYADTKITEKAIVFSQWTRMLDLVEVHLKSSHLSYRRLDGTMSVAARDRAVKDFNTNPEVSVMIMSLKAASLGLNMVAACHVLLLDLWWNPTTEDQAVDRAHRIGQTRPVTVSRLTIKDTVEDRILALQEKKREMVASAFGEDKSGAHQTRLTVEDLNYLFMV from the exons atggaggaagcggcggcggcggcggcggatttcgatggcggcttcggcggcgccggggaggacAACCTGTCCATGCCCCTCGGCGACTTCATGGCCTTCCTCGATAACGAGGACTGGAAGGAGCAGCAGCACGAG GGCAATCAAGGTTTAGAGATGCCAGTGGACAGCACAAGTTCTGAAAATGCATTTCAAAACCATGAAG ATCCTTCACATAGTCAGATGGATGTAATGGTGGAACTTAACAATGGTGGAGAATCTTTTGATCACTCAGAGGATACCTCTTATAGATTGCTTAGCAATG ATTTTTTGGAAAATTCAAGGAATGGTAATCCTGAGATGCATTTACCAATGGATGCATTAAACCATGCTAAAActgttgatgaagaaattgtCCCTCCATATGAAGATTATACAAATGGTTTATACTATGGTCAGCATTCTATGCACTCCGACAATACACAAGTTAGAGTAGATAACAACTTTGAGGGCTTGGAGCCACACACTAATACTT ATTCGGGATGTGATATGTTCGCAGAGCAATCTGGTttaagtgaagttaaatgtgagGGCACAGGTCCCATGCTTGGTAATTCTGAGCAGGAGGGTAACCATTTCACGTCAGTGCCTATGTTTGACCATAGTGCTGTTATACCTGATATTCCTTACACCGAGTTGAACATCGGTGATGTGCCTGGAAGCATGCAGAATGGAAATGGCAGTTGCCTAACTGTACAAGGAGAATATCTGCAGGGGGAGTATCAGGAGTATCCTCAGCCAGATTATGGATCGTTTGATATGGCTAATGAAATAGTGCTGCATGATTTGCCACAAAACAATCAGTCATATGAGCTGGAACAATTACCACAGAATATATGTGAAAGCAGTTCAATGCAAGTGGGCTCTCCAGATCAATATTGTGATGATACATCTCTGTCGGATTATTACATGGATGATGTATCTTCGATAGAGTCGATGTCCAGCGAGCAGAACAGATCAGAAGATATCTGTTTCCGGAGTGAGTCTAGCACTGACTCTTCTCCGGTGCCCTCAAGCAGAAACTCCACCACTGAGGATGCTGATAAATACTTTGGAGATGCACCAAAACATTTGCAGAATTCCATGTTTCCTGTCAGTACCCAACACCAACACTCATTCATGAACTCAAGTGATCCAATGCATCCAACTTTTCATAAAAAGTATGACATTCCTAGAAATGGCAGCTCTTCTATTCTGGGTAACTCATCAAGGAATTGCTTCAGTTTAGATAGCAATCGTGATTCTGATTTATGTATTCTTGAGGGTAGTAGAAGTCTTGCTAGTGGACATGTGTTGCCACCCCAAGGATTGCAGCATAACTTTCAACAATCTGTGTGTGCCAATCCTAATCTTCCTCGGTTTGGAGGGAGATACAGGCCGCATGAGGAAAGAATGACTTTGCGGCTTGCATTACAG GATATTTCTCAGCCAAAGTCTGAGGCTAATCCACCTGATGGAGTTTTAGCAGTTCCTTTATTGAGGCACCAG AAAATTGCCTTGTCATGGATGGTACAAAAGGAGAGAAATGGTTCGAGTTGCTCTGGCGGAATTCTTGCAGATGATCAG GGCCTGGGTAAAACAGTGTCGACTATATCACTGATTTTGACAGAAAGGTCACCAGTTCCATCTTCAGCTGTTAAGCAAGAACCATGCGAAGCTGTAAACCttgacgatgacgatgaggatgatgatgttGAGCCTCATTTGAAGAAACCGGCACTAGCACATCTAGCAGATACATGTAAACCTGAAGCGACAAGTAGTACCATTAAGACAGAAAATCCTATTGCAAATGTTAAGGCTAGACCAGCTGCTGGGACTTTGGTTGTTTGCCCCACGAGTGTTCTACGTCAGTGGGCAGATGAACTGAGGAATAAAGTCACCAGTAAAGCTAACTTGACCTTTTTAGTATATCATGGTAGCAACCGCACAAAGGATCCTAATGATCTTACTAAATACGATGTCGTGTTAACCACATATTCTATAGTAAGCATGGAAGTACCAAAACAATCAAGTCCTGATAGTGATGATGAAGAGAAAGGGAAGCCTGACAGGTATGGTGCTCCTGTTGGCTCCTCAGGCAGCAAAAAACGGAAGACTTCTTCTTCTAAGAAGAACAAAAGTGGAAGCACACCAGAGAGTAAATTGCCTGAGAAACCTCTCGCAAAAGTTGCATGGTTTAGAGTTATCCTTGATGAAGCACAAAGTATTAAAAATTATCGAACCCAGGTTGCTAGGGCATGCTGGGGTCTGCGAGCCAAAAGAAGATGGTGCTTGTCAGGGACACCTATACAGAATGCTGTTGAGGATCTCTATAGCTATTTCAGATTTCTCAGATATGATCCATATGCTGAATACAAAAAATTTTGCTTCATGATAAAAACACCAATCAGCAGGAACCCAATTACTGGGTACAAGAAGCTTCAGGTTGTTCTGAAGACAGTAATGCTGAGGAGGACAAAAG CAACGATGCTTGATggaaaaccaataatctcattACCCCCAAAGACCGTCTCTCTTAAGACAGTGGACTTCACTAGTGAAGAGCGTGCTTTCTATAACACTCTCGAAGCAGAATCACGAGAGCAGTTCAAG GAGTATGCAGCTGCTGGTACTGTCAAGCAAAACTACGTCAATATCCTGCTGATGCTTTTACGGCTCAGACAGGCATGTGATCACCCTCACTTAGTTCGAGGTCATGAGTCTACTTCTAGTTGGATATCTTCATTGGAGATGGCAAAGAAGCTGCCTGTAGAAAGGCAGCAATCGTTGCTGGTTTGCTTGCAATCGTGTTCTGCGATATGTGCTCTCTGCAAT GATGCACCAGAAGATGCCGTTGTTACTATATGTGGTCATGTTTTCTGCAACCAGTGCATACTGGAGCAACTTACCGGTGATGACAGTGTATGTCCAGTGTCCAATTGCCGAGTCCGACTAAATTCAACTTCCTTATTCTCCCGAGGCACCCTTGAATGTGCTCTGAGTAGATCAACCTGTGAGTTTCTGTCTGATGATTCCTGTGAAGACATGGTGCAAGGGAAGCAACCTAGATTTGATTCGTCTTATGCATCTTCCAAAGTGAGAGCTGCCCTGGATATTCTTCTCTCGTTGCCTAAACTGGATTTAACCCATATGAGtgatgacaaaaataaaattgtgcATCCTGACAAAATTAACGggaatagtactccctctgaaTATGCTGACACCAAAATAACTGAGAAGGCCATCGTTTTCTCTCAATGGACTAGAATGCTGGATTTGGTAGAGGTTCATTTGAAATCTTCTCATCTATCTTATCGGAGGCTTGATGGAACAATGTCCGTCGCAGCTCGGGATAGAGCTGTAAAAGACTTCAACACAAATCCAGAG GTTTCTGTTATGATTATGTCTCTCAAAGCTGCAAGTCTTGGTCTGAATATGGTGGCGGCCTGTCATGTACTTTTGCTTGATCTTTGGTGGAATCCTACTACAGAAGACCAAGCTGTTGACAGAGCGCATCGTATTGGCCAAACTCGACCTGTCACAGTGTCACGGTTAACCATAAAAGATACCGTTGAAGATCGTATTTTGGCTCTCCAG GAGAAAAAACGGGAGATGGTGGCTTCTGCATTTGGGGAAGACAAATCTGGTGCCCATCAAACTAGATTGACGGTGGAAGACTTGAACTATTTGTTTATGGTTTAG
- the LOC127770507 gene encoding helicase-like transcription factor CHR28 isoform X5: MEEAAAAAADFDGGFGGAGEDNLSMPLGDFMAFLDNEDWKEQQHEGNQGLEMPVDSTSSENAFQNHEDFLENSRNGNPEMHLPMDALNHAKTVDEEIVPPYEDYTNGLYYGQHSMHSDNTQVRVDNNFEGLEPHTNTYSGCDMFAEQSGLSEVKCEGTGPMLGNSEQEGNHFTSVPMFDHSAVIPDIPYTELNIGDVPGSMQNGNGSCLTVQGEYLQGEYQEYPQPDYGSFDMANEIVLHDLPQNNQSYELEQLPQNICESSSMQVGSPDQYCDDTSLSDYYMDDVSSIESMSSEQNRSEDICFRSESSTDSSPVPSSRNSTTEDADKYFGDAPKHLQNSMFPVSTQHQHSFMNSSDPMHPTFHKKYDIPRNGSSSILGNSSRNCFSLDSNRDSDLCILEGSRSLASGHVLPPQGLQHNFQQSVCANPNLPRFGGRYRPHEERMTLRLALQDISQPKSEANPPDGVLAVPLLRHQKIALSWMVQKERNGSSCSGGILADDQGLGKTVSTISLILTERSPVPSSAVKQEPCEAVNLDDDDEDDDVEPHLKKPALAHLADTCKPEATSSTIKTENPIANVKARPAAGTLVVCPTSVLRQWADELRNKVTSKANLTFLVYHGSNRTKDPNDLTKYDVVLTTYSIVSMEVPKQSSPDSDDEEKGKPDRYGAPVGSSGSKKRKTSSSKKNKSGSTPESKLPEKPLAKVAWFRVILDEAQSIKNYRTQVARACWGLRAKRRWCLSGTPIQNAVEDLYSYFRFLRYDPYAEYKKFCFMIKTPISRNPITGYKKLQVVLKTVMLRRTKATMLDGKPIISLPPKTVSLKTVDFTSEERAFYNTLEAESREQFKEYAAAGTVKQNYVNILLMLLRLRQACDHPHLVRGHESTSSWISSLEMAKKLPVERQQSLLVCLQSCSAICALCNDAPEDAVVTICGHVFCNQCILEQLTGDDSVCPVSNCRVRLNSTSLFSRGTLECALSRSTCEFLSDDSCEDMVQGKQPRFDSSYASSKVRAALDILLSLPKLDLTHMSDDKNKIVHPDKINGNSTPSEYADTKITEKAIVFSQWTRMLDLVEVHLKSSHLSYRRLDGTMSVAARDRAVKDFNTNPEVSVMIMSLKAASLGLNMVAACHVLLLDLWWNPTTEDQAVDRAHRIGQTRPVTVSRLTIKDTVEDRILALQEKKREMVASAFGEDKSGAHQTRLTVEDLNYLFMV; encoded by the exons atggaggaagcggcggcggcggcggcggatttcgatggcggcttcggcggcgccggggaggacAACCTGTCCATGCCCCTCGGCGACTTCATGGCCTTCCTCGATAACGAGGACTGGAAGGAGCAGCAGCACGAG GGCAATCAAGGTTTAGAGATGCCAGTGGACAGCACAAGTTCTGAAAATGCATTTCAAAACCATGAAG ATTTTTTGGAAAATTCAAGGAATGGTAATCCTGAGATGCATTTACCAATGGATGCATTAAACCATGCTAAAActgttgatgaagaaattgtCCCTCCATATGAAGATTATACAAATGGTTTATACTATGGTCAGCATTCTATGCACTCCGACAATACACAAGTTAGAGTAGATAACAACTTTGAGGGCTTGGAGCCACACACTAATACTT ATTCGGGATGTGATATGTTCGCAGAGCAATCTGGTttaagtgaagttaaatgtgagGGCACAGGTCCCATGCTTGGTAATTCTGAGCAGGAGGGTAACCATTTCACGTCAGTGCCTATGTTTGACCATAGTGCTGTTATACCTGATATTCCTTACACCGAGTTGAACATCGGTGATGTGCCTGGAAGCATGCAGAATGGAAATGGCAGTTGCCTAACTGTACAAGGAGAATATCTGCAGGGGGAGTATCAGGAGTATCCTCAGCCAGATTATGGATCGTTTGATATGGCTAATGAAATAGTGCTGCATGATTTGCCACAAAACAATCAGTCATATGAGCTGGAACAATTACCACAGAATATATGTGAAAGCAGTTCAATGCAAGTGGGCTCTCCAGATCAATATTGTGATGATACATCTCTGTCGGATTATTACATGGATGATGTATCTTCGATAGAGTCGATGTCCAGCGAGCAGAACAGATCAGAAGATATCTGTTTCCGGAGTGAGTCTAGCACTGACTCTTCTCCGGTGCCCTCAAGCAGAAACTCCACCACTGAGGATGCTGATAAATACTTTGGAGATGCACCAAAACATTTGCAGAATTCCATGTTTCCTGTCAGTACCCAACACCAACACTCATTCATGAACTCAAGTGATCCAATGCATCCAACTTTTCATAAAAAGTATGACATTCCTAGAAATGGCAGCTCTTCTATTCTGGGTAACTCATCAAGGAATTGCTTCAGTTTAGATAGCAATCGTGATTCTGATTTATGTATTCTTGAGGGTAGTAGAAGTCTTGCTAGTGGACATGTGTTGCCACCCCAAGGATTGCAGCATAACTTTCAACAATCTGTGTGTGCCAATCCTAATCTTCCTCGGTTTGGAGGGAGATACAGGCCGCATGAGGAAAGAATGACTTTGCGGCTTGCATTACAG GATATTTCTCAGCCAAAGTCTGAGGCTAATCCACCTGATGGAGTTTTAGCAGTTCCTTTATTGAGGCACCAG AAAATTGCCTTGTCATGGATGGTACAAAAGGAGAGAAATGGTTCGAGTTGCTCTGGCGGAATTCTTGCAGATGATCAG GGCCTGGGTAAAACAGTGTCGACTATATCACTGATTTTGACAGAAAGGTCACCAGTTCCATCTTCAGCTGTTAAGCAAGAACCATGCGAAGCTGTAAACCttgacgatgacgatgaggatgatgatgttGAGCCTCATTTGAAGAAACCGGCACTAGCACATCTAGCAGATACATGTAAACCTGAAGCGACAAGTAGTACCATTAAGACAGAAAATCCTATTGCAAATGTTAAGGCTAGACCAGCTGCTGGGACTTTGGTTGTTTGCCCCACGAGTGTTCTACGTCAGTGGGCAGATGAACTGAGGAATAAAGTCACCAGTAAAGCTAACTTGACCTTTTTAGTATATCATGGTAGCAACCGCACAAAGGATCCTAATGATCTTACTAAATACGATGTCGTGTTAACCACATATTCTATAGTAAGCATGGAAGTACCAAAACAATCAAGTCCTGATAGTGATGATGAAGAGAAAGGGAAGCCTGACAGGTATGGTGCTCCTGTTGGCTCCTCAGGCAGCAAAAAACGGAAGACTTCTTCTTCTAAGAAGAACAAAAGTGGAAGCACACCAGAGAGTAAATTGCCTGAGAAACCTCTCGCAAAAGTTGCATGGTTTAGAGTTATCCTTGATGAAGCACAAAGTATTAAAAATTATCGAACCCAGGTTGCTAGGGCATGCTGGGGTCTGCGAGCCAAAAGAAGATGGTGCTTGTCAGGGACACCTATACAGAATGCTGTTGAGGATCTCTATAGCTATTTCAGATTTCTCAGATATGATCCATATGCTGAATACAAAAAATTTTGCTTCATGATAAAAACACCAATCAGCAGGAACCCAATTACTGGGTACAAGAAGCTTCAGGTTGTTCTGAAGACAGTAATGCTGAGGAGGACAAAAG CAACGATGCTTGATggaaaaccaataatctcattACCCCCAAAGACCGTCTCTCTTAAGACAGTGGACTTCACTAGTGAAGAGCGTGCTTTCTATAACACTCTCGAAGCAGAATCACGAGAGCAGTTCAAG GAGTATGCAGCTGCTGGTACTGTCAAGCAAAACTACGTCAATATCCTGCTGATGCTTTTACGGCTCAGACAGGCATGTGATCACCCTCACTTAGTTCGAGGTCATGAGTCTACTTCTAGTTGGATATCTTCATTGGAGATGGCAAAGAAGCTGCCTGTAGAAAGGCAGCAATCGTTGCTGGTTTGCTTGCAATCGTGTTCTGCGATATGTGCTCTCTGCAAT GATGCACCAGAAGATGCCGTTGTTACTATATGTGGTCATGTTTTCTGCAACCAGTGCATACTGGAGCAACTTACCGGTGATGACAGTGTATGTCCAGTGTCCAATTGCCGAGTCCGACTAAATTCAACTTCCTTATTCTCCCGAGGCACCCTTGAATGTGCTCTGAGTAGATCAACCTGTGAGTTTCTGTCTGATGATTCCTGTGAAGACATGGTGCAAGGGAAGCAACCTAGATTTGATTCGTCTTATGCATCTTCCAAAGTGAGAGCTGCCCTGGATATTCTTCTCTCGTTGCCTAAACTGGATTTAACCCATATGAGtgatgacaaaaataaaattgtgcATCCTGACAAAATTAACGggaatagtactccctctgaaTATGCTGACACCAAAATAACTGAGAAGGCCATCGTTTTCTCTCAATGGACTAGAATGCTGGATTTGGTAGAGGTTCATTTGAAATCTTCTCATCTATCTTATCGGAGGCTTGATGGAACAATGTCCGTCGCAGCTCGGGATAGAGCTGTAAAAGACTTCAACACAAATCCAGAG GTTTCTGTTATGATTATGTCTCTCAAAGCTGCAAGTCTTGGTCTGAATATGGTGGCGGCCTGTCATGTACTTTTGCTTGATCTTTGGTGGAATCCTACTACAGAAGACCAAGCTGTTGACAGAGCGCATCGTATTGGCCAAACTCGACCTGTCACAGTGTCACGGTTAACCATAAAAGATACCGTTGAAGATCGTATTTTGGCTCTCCAG GAGAAAAAACGGGAGATGGTGGCTTCTGCATTTGGGGAAGACAAATCTGGTGCCCATCAAACTAGATTGACGGTGGAAGACTTGAACTATTTGTTTATGGTTTAG